A single window of Octopus sinensis unplaced genomic scaffold, ASM634580v1 Contig02842, whole genome shotgun sequence DNA harbors:
- the LOC115227361 gene encoding phenylalanine--tRNA ligase alpha subunit-like, with product MIVRLFRFREMETHNYVENSFWNFDTLFQPQKHPARDMHDTFFLSDPANSDVPEGNYWQQVRDVHMRGYQSDWDVRESQKNVLRTHTTAVTARTLFNLAGKEFRPSKFFSIDRVFRNETLDATHLAEFHQIEGCVIDYDMSLADLIGLVTVFFNKLGCLHFCNGRDH from the coding sequence ATGATTGTTCGGTTATTCAGGTTCCGGGAAATGGAGACCCATAATTATGTTGAGAATTCATTCTGGAACTTCGACACTTTATTCCAACCACAGAAACATCCCGCAAGGGATATGCACGACACGTTTTTTCTTTCAGACCCTGCCAATAGCGATGTTCCCGAGGGAAACTATTGGCAGCAAGTCCGGGACGTTCACATGCGTGGATATCAATCGGACTGGGATGTGAGGGAGTCTCAGAAGAACGTGTTGAGGACCCACACGACAGCAGTGACTGCACGGACACTTTTTAATTTGGCCGGAAAGGAGTTTAGACCTTCAAAATTCTTTTCGATTGACCGGGTATTCCGAAATGAGACTTTGGATGCGACCCATTTGGCCGAATTCCACCAAATCGAAGGTTGTGTGATTGACTACGACATGTCTCTCGCTGATCTCATCGGACTCGTCACTGTTTTTTTCAATAAGTTGGGTTGTCTTCATTTCTGTAATGGCAGGGATCACTGA
- the LOC115227360 gene encoding uncharacterized protein LOC115227360: protein MSSFRPISTQQDYLYLTKLARVDYYFRHQIGLEPIGALRPDFAQESLDLISLCRLISSLGYSECVGDTLAFNLDNSSILTTPCGVSWSVLRAQELICVTESGLSDHRTNSRGYNTLLYKINKSIFHSFPELKFAAFLCSPMFIATSMDKSRRMQAGVSILEMNDLGGIGLEPTEILAKLSYSISVRNLIHFKALLIHGLGAIVISRTADELFISLKKLIDSFPFASPSNSNLNFPIFADFSDWNSYVQIQEISLVGLTLVVQYLIKLIYLVIMGITGLTKLIGDYAPSAIKHPQLNNLFGKN, encoded by the exons ATGAGCTCCTTTCGACCCATTTCTACTCAGCAGGACTATCTCTACCTCACTAAACTTGCCAGAGTTGATTAT TATTTTAGACATCAAATTGGCCTAGAACCAATTGGAGCGCTCCGCCCAGACTTTGCTCAAGAAAGTCTCGACCTCATTTCTCTTTGCAGGCTAATTTCGAGTCTGGGGTATTCTGAATGTGTTGGTGACACTTTGGCT TTTAATTTAGACAATTCTTCGATATTGACCACTCCCTGTGGTGTTTCTTGGTCGGTTCTTAGGGCTCAAGAGCTAATTTGTGTGACGGAAAGTGGCCTTTCTGACCACAGGACAAATTCTCGTGGATATAATACTCTtttgtacaaaataaacaaatctaTTTTCCACTCTTTTCCCGAATTGAAATTTGCTGCATTTCTTTGTTCGCCAATGTTTATCGCG ACATCGATGGACAAATCCCGGAGAATGCAGGCGGGCGTTTCCATTCTTGAAATGAACGATTTGGGAGGAATCGGCCTTGAACCAACTGAAATACTAGCAAAATTGTCATATTCTATTTCGGTACGAAATCTGATACATTTTAAGGCGTTGTTAATTCATGGACTCGGGGCAATAGTCATTTCTCGTACAGCTGACGAGCTCTTTATATCACTTAAAAAATTGATAGATTCTTTTCCATTTGCTTCTCCGAGTAATTCCAATTTGAATTTTCCAATTTTTGCCGATTTTTCTGATTGGAATTCCTATGTACAA atTCAAGAAATAAGTTTGGTGGGACTGACTTTGGTGGTTCAATATCTcataaaattgatttatttagttattatggGCATCACCGGACTAACAAAGTTGATAGGAGATTACGCCCCTAGTGCTATTAAACACCCACAACTTAACAATTTATTTGGTAAAAACTAA